One genomic window of Bactrocera dorsalis isolate Fly_Bdor chromosome 4, ASM2337382v1, whole genome shotgun sequence includes the following:
- the LOC105221881 gene encoding uncharacterized protein LOC105221881 isoform X1: protein MNDIASDTKGMVKTGEEVNNIFEEIEEILKNNEDLETSTRDTAIPALKALSEHVESTTKPNNGNEEGPYVNGKQPVYEKQASNFLPAYSNYDFLVSTDSQSSPEEELSLYSVNQNELQPVNAPFMVPGIYKKIANASGAISKLPPQNYAFDVTNVILTTKCPKGKIISRVDFEGVSSTEESTGYKLNHVEATTLTEEKSSNISTPSNNLLTFAYNIHNSAKLDCVMIDRDKKEIRRIRAGSNQQILYRLLDPEDLDLQNNHLTHPASARSKIFPAKAKIGRPKKHPLVNEDNQHTEGAFKRLKIDPIVKQRETSKTETNSQQPFTRTRSGRIVKSLTTPLRTTDVNQASYLETDNVKNIIRESKDKDFQCKVKPLPTSSEEHNLTVTTTETNGLTNNRRVPPEAICPKCGKIFLGRRLNRHFTQHPDHMLAKVADNPLEQQQNVQIATDNTNEDMTIFRYLISKLQKPLLNEDQRADLFLNELNDLVEQLQLRSTRLIRNTSGLHFVSARTARLLGIPEGQYALDMSAIDSEAPFIEAEHNGTNGEGRKRHQVIQPVVTVSTPSLDYTAISLDDTLTDEAAQKLNLSAGGKLLPPSEESLLRAVGDLVHDGITKLVDANLLHPPRSVVQSTVTSTLVQQYDHVSDNAVEALTIKDDNAPQEGTSLLDLKVDFFQFKNN from the exons ATGAATGACATTGCTAGTGATACCAAAGGTATGGTAAAAACCGGTGAAgaagtaaataatatatttgaggAAATCGAGGAGATTCTAAAAAATAATGAG GATTTAGAAACATCAACACGAGATACAGCAATACCAGCGCTAAAAGCACTCAGTGAACATGTTGAATCAAcgacaaaaccaaataatggaaaCGAAGAAGGTCCCTACGTTAATGGCAAACAACCTGTGTATGAGAAACAAGCTTCGAATTTTTTGCCAGCTTACTCTAATTATGATTTTCTTGTATCCACGGACTCTCAATCTTCGCCAGAAGAGGAACTTTCATTATACTCAGTGAATCAAAATGAACTACAACCAGTTAATGCACCATTCATGGTTCCtggtatatataaaaaaatagctaATGCATCGGGAGCTATAAGTAAACTTCCACCACAGAATTATGCTTTCGATGTGACGAATGTTATATTGACGACAAAATGTCCCAAGGGGAAGATTATATCACGGGTTGATTTTGAAGGCGTCTCGTCTACCGAGGAGTCCACTGGGTACAAATTAAACCATGTTGAAGCAACCACATTGACTGAGGAAAAATCCTCCAATATTAGTACACCTTCTAATAACCTTCTAACTTTTGCATATAATATACACAACTCAGCAAAACTCGATTGTGTCATGATTGATAG GGATAAAAAGGAAATAAGGCGTATCCGAGCAGGGAGCAATCAGCAAATTTTGTACCGACTTCTAGATCCCGAGGATTTAGATCTACAAAATAATCATTTGACCCACCCAGCATCTGCCAGGAGCAAAATCTTTCCTGCAAAAGCTAAAATAGGTCGACCAAAAAAGCATCCTTTAGTAAATGAGGATAATCAGCATACGGAAGGTGCGTTTAAAAGACTGAAAATCGATCCCATTGTCAAACAACGGGAGACAAGTAAAACTGAGACTAATTCTCAGCAGCCATTTACGCGTACACGCTCCGGTCGAATAGTTAAATCTTTAACGACTCCATTACGCACTACAGATGTTAACCAAGCCTCATATTTGGAAACtgataatgtaaaaaatataattagggAATCAAAAGATAAGGATTTTCAATGCAAAGTAAAACCCCTTCCAACATCCTCCGAAGAACACAATTTGACTGTAACAACAACTGAAACAAATGGTTTAACAAACAATCGCCGAGTACCACCGGAAGCGATTTGCCCcaaatgtggaaaaatatttttgggtcGTCGCTTAAATCGTCACTTTACACAACATCCTGACCACATGTTAGCAAAAGTTGCTGACAACCCATtggagcaacaacaaaatgtacaAATTGCTACAGACAATACCAACGAAGACATGACTATTTTCCGGTATCTTATTTCGAAATTGCAGAAACCTTTACTCAATGAAGATCAACGTGCTGATCTCTTTCTGAATGAACTGAATGATTTAGTGGAGCAATTACAGTTGCGGAGCACCCGACTTATACGTAATACTTCGGGTTTGCATTTCGTTAGTGCGCGAACAGCCCGATTGCTAGGCATACCGGAGGGTCAGTATGCGCTCGATATGTCTGCTATAGACAGTGAGGCCCCCTTTATAGAAGCAGAGCATAACGGTACGAACGGGGAAGGGAGAAAACGACATCAGGTCATACAGCCGGTGGTTACAGTAAGCACTCCCAGCTTAGATTACACGGCAATCAGTTTGGATGATACCCTAACAGATGAAGCagcgcaaaaattaaatttatcagcTGGTGGTAAGTTGTTACCACCCTCTGAGGAAAGCCTTCTGCGTGCTGTGGGGGACTTAGTTCATGATGGTATAACGAAATTGGTAGATGCCAATCTACTGCACCCACCGCGATCGGTTGTACAATCAACTGTAACCTCAACTCTCGTGCAGCAATATGATCATGTGAGCGACAACGCTGTGGAAGCATTAACTATTAAAGACGATAACGCGCCGCAGGAGGGCACCTCACTACTAGACCTGAAAGTTGACTTCTTTcagttcaaaaataattaa
- the LOC105221881 gene encoding uncharacterized protein LOC105221881 isoform X2 — protein MTLLVIPKDLETSTRDTAIPALKALSEHVESTTKPNNGNEEGPYVNGKQPVYEKQASNFLPAYSNYDFLVSTDSQSSPEEELSLYSVNQNELQPVNAPFMVPGIYKKIANASGAISKLPPQNYAFDVTNVILTTKCPKGKIISRVDFEGVSSTEESTGYKLNHVEATTLTEEKSSNISTPSNNLLTFAYNIHNSAKLDCVMIDRDKKEIRRIRAGSNQQILYRLLDPEDLDLQNNHLTHPASARSKIFPAKAKIGRPKKHPLVNEDNQHTEGAFKRLKIDPIVKQRETSKTETNSQQPFTRTRSGRIVKSLTTPLRTTDVNQASYLETDNVKNIIRESKDKDFQCKVKPLPTSSEEHNLTVTTTETNGLTNNRRVPPEAICPKCGKIFLGRRLNRHFTQHPDHMLAKVADNPLEQQQNVQIATDNTNEDMTIFRYLISKLQKPLLNEDQRADLFLNELNDLVEQLQLRSTRLIRNTSGLHFVSARTARLLGIPEGQYALDMSAIDSEAPFIEAEHNGTNGEGRKRHQVIQPVVTVSTPSLDYTAISLDDTLTDEAAQKLNLSAGGKLLPPSEESLLRAVGDLVHDGITKLVDANLLHPPRSVVQSTVTSTLVQQYDHVSDNAVEALTIKDDNAPQEGTSLLDLKVDFFQFKNN, from the exons ATGACATTGCTAGTGATACCAAAG GATTTAGAAACATCAACACGAGATACAGCAATACCAGCGCTAAAAGCACTCAGTGAACATGTTGAATCAAcgacaaaaccaaataatggaaaCGAAGAAGGTCCCTACGTTAATGGCAAACAACCTGTGTATGAGAAACAAGCTTCGAATTTTTTGCCAGCTTACTCTAATTATGATTTTCTTGTATCCACGGACTCTCAATCTTCGCCAGAAGAGGAACTTTCATTATACTCAGTGAATCAAAATGAACTACAACCAGTTAATGCACCATTCATGGTTCCtggtatatataaaaaaatagctaATGCATCGGGAGCTATAAGTAAACTTCCACCACAGAATTATGCTTTCGATGTGACGAATGTTATATTGACGACAAAATGTCCCAAGGGGAAGATTATATCACGGGTTGATTTTGAAGGCGTCTCGTCTACCGAGGAGTCCACTGGGTACAAATTAAACCATGTTGAAGCAACCACATTGACTGAGGAAAAATCCTCCAATATTAGTACACCTTCTAATAACCTTCTAACTTTTGCATATAATATACACAACTCAGCAAAACTCGATTGTGTCATGATTGATAG GGATAAAAAGGAAATAAGGCGTATCCGAGCAGGGAGCAATCAGCAAATTTTGTACCGACTTCTAGATCCCGAGGATTTAGATCTACAAAATAATCATTTGACCCACCCAGCATCTGCCAGGAGCAAAATCTTTCCTGCAAAAGCTAAAATAGGTCGACCAAAAAAGCATCCTTTAGTAAATGAGGATAATCAGCATACGGAAGGTGCGTTTAAAAGACTGAAAATCGATCCCATTGTCAAACAACGGGAGACAAGTAAAACTGAGACTAATTCTCAGCAGCCATTTACGCGTACACGCTCCGGTCGAATAGTTAAATCTTTAACGACTCCATTACGCACTACAGATGTTAACCAAGCCTCATATTTGGAAACtgataatgtaaaaaatataattagggAATCAAAAGATAAGGATTTTCAATGCAAAGTAAAACCCCTTCCAACATCCTCCGAAGAACACAATTTGACTGTAACAACAACTGAAACAAATGGTTTAACAAACAATCGCCGAGTACCACCGGAAGCGATTTGCCCcaaatgtggaaaaatatttttgggtcGTCGCTTAAATCGTCACTTTACACAACATCCTGACCACATGTTAGCAAAAGTTGCTGACAACCCATtggagcaacaacaaaatgtacaAATTGCTACAGACAATACCAACGAAGACATGACTATTTTCCGGTATCTTATTTCGAAATTGCAGAAACCTTTACTCAATGAAGATCAACGTGCTGATCTCTTTCTGAATGAACTGAATGATTTAGTGGAGCAATTACAGTTGCGGAGCACCCGACTTATACGTAATACTTCGGGTTTGCATTTCGTTAGTGCGCGAACAGCCCGATTGCTAGGCATACCGGAGGGTCAGTATGCGCTCGATATGTCTGCTATAGACAGTGAGGCCCCCTTTATAGAAGCAGAGCATAACGGTACGAACGGGGAAGGGAGAAAACGACATCAGGTCATACAGCCGGTGGTTACAGTAAGCACTCCCAGCTTAGATTACACGGCAATCAGTTTGGATGATACCCTAACAGATGAAGCagcgcaaaaattaaatttatcagcTGGTGGTAAGTTGTTACCACCCTCTGAGGAAAGCCTTCTGCGTGCTGTGGGGGACTTAGTTCATGATGGTATAACGAAATTGGTAGATGCCAATCTACTGCACCCACCGCGATCGGTTGTACAATCAACTGTAACCTCAACTCTCGTGCAGCAATATGATCATGTGAGCGACAACGCTGTGGAAGCATTAACTATTAAAGACGATAACGCGCCGCAGGAGGGCACCTCACTACTAGACCTGAAAGTTGACTTCTTTcagttcaaaaataattaa